The Saccharopolyspora gregorii genomic interval GGGCCACCGCGCAGCGGCTCGGCGACGTGCTCTACAACCTGTACGGCTCCACCGAGGCCGCGGTCGCCGCGGTCGCCACCCCGGCGGAGCTGCGCCGCGCGCCGGGCACCGCGGGGCGCAGCCCGCACGGCTGCGCGGTGCGGCTCTACGACGGGGCGAACCGGCGGATCACCCGATCCGACGTGCTGGGCCGGATCTTCGCCGGTGGCACGCTGACCTCCACCGGCTACACCACCGGGACCGGGCGGCCGCAGATCGGCGGGCTGGTGGACACCGGCGACCTGGGCCACTTCGACGAGTCCGGTCTGCTGTTCGTGGACGGCCGCGCCGACGACATGATCATCTCGGGTGGGGAGAACGTGTTCCCGGCCGAGGTGGAAAACGTCATCGCCACCCACCAGGCGGTGAAGGACGTCGCCGTCCTCGGCATCTCCGACCCCGAGTTCGGGCAGCGGCTGCACGCGTTCGTGGTGCCCATCCCCGGTGCCGCGCTGCACCCGCTGGAGGTCGTCGACTTCGTCCGCCAGCGGCTCGCCCGGCACAAGGTCCCGCGGCGGGTGGACCTGGTGCGGGCGGTTCCGCGCAGCGCCACCGGCAAGGTCCAGCGCGCGGCCCTGCCCGCGGGCTGACGCCCGGGCGCGGACCGGGCGCGGACCGGGACGGGGCGGGGCGGGGCGGGGCGGGACGGGGCGGGGCGGACCGGAGAACCCGGTGGTCGCCGCCCTGTCCGAAAGTATCAATGATCTGGCCGTCGGCGTCAGACCGGACGGGCGAACCCGGCATAACGTGATCGTGTCCCCAGCGCACGACCACGAGGAGCCCGCATGTCGCCGATCCGCCAACCCCATGTCGCCATCATCGGCAGCGGGTTCGCGGGCATCGCGGTGGCCGCGCAGCTCAAGCGGGCCGGCCACACCTCGTTCACGATCTTCGAACGCGCCCCCGGCGTGGGCGGGGTGTGGCGGGACAACACCTACCCGGGGGCCGCGTGCGACGTGCCCTCGCACCTGTACTCCTACTCGTTCCAGCCGGAACCGACGTGGCGGCGCCGGTTCGCCGAGCAGCCGGAGATCCTGCGGTACCTGCGGCGCTGCGTGGAGCAGAACCGGCTGACCCGGCACCTGCGGCTGAACACCTCCATCGAATCCGCCGCCTACGACGAGAAGGCCCGGAAGTGGCGGCTGCGCACCGGATCCGGCGACCTCGTCGAGGCGGACGTGCTGGTACCCGCGGTGGGCCAGCTCAGCGAACCGGTCGTGCCGAACCTGCCCGGGCTGGACGAGTTCGACGGCCCGGCCTTCCACTCCGCCCGCTGGGACCACCAGCTCGACCTGCGCGACAAGCGGGTCGCGGTGATCGGCACGGGCGCGAGCGCGGTGCAGTTCGTCCCCGCGATCGCCGACCGGGTGCGGGAGATGACGGTGTTCCAGCGCTCGGCGCCGCACATCGTTCCCCGGCCGGACCGCGCCTACCAGTCCTGGCACCGGTTCGCGTTCCGCCACATCCCCGGCGCGCAGGCCGTCGGCCGGTTCGGCGTCTGGCTGTTCTTCGAGGCGGCCGGTCGCGGGCTGACCACCGCGCAGGGCATCGGCAGGCTGTTCACCGTGGTCGCGGGTGGCCACCGGCGCAGGCAGGTGCCCGCGGAGCCGCTGCGCGCGGACCTCGCGCCCGACCACCAGATCGGCTGCAAGCGGGTGCTGTTCTCCAGCGAGTACTACCCGGCGTTCTCCCGCGAGGGCGTCCGGCTGGAGCGCGGAGCGATCGAACGGGTCACGTCGAACGGGGTGCGGACCGCGGACGGGGTCGAGCACCCCGCGGATGTGATCATCTTCGGGACCGGGTTCGACGCGAGCAACTTCCTGTCCACACTGGACATCACCGGCGCCGGTGGCGCCCGGCTGGACGAGGTGTGGAAGCGGGGTGCGCGCGCCTACCTGGGCATGGCGGTGCCCGGCTTCCCGAACATGTTCGTGATGTACGGCCCGAACACCAACCTCGGCTCCGGATCGGTGGTGCACGTGCTGGAGAGCCAGGCCAGGTATGTGGTGCGCCTCGTGCGCAGGCTCGCCCGGAGACCCGGTGCCGCGCTGGACGTGCTCCCGGCCGCCGCCGAGCGGTTCGACCACGAGATGCAGCGGCGGCTGCGCGACAGCGTGTGGACCTCCTGCCGCAGCTGGTACCGGGACGCCGACGGGCGGGTGAGCACCAACTGGCCCGGATCCATGACCGAGTACCGCAGGCGCACCCGCTGCCCCGACCTGAACGACTTCCAGGTGCTGACGGCCTCCACCACGTGACCGCCGTCCCCACCTGAACTGCACAGCGACCGAGCGGGCCGACGGCGGCCCGGACCCCCTGAGAGGTGCGCACATGCCCGACCACGACTACGACGTGCTCGTCATCGGATCCGGCTTCGGCGGCGGAGTGTCCGCGCTGCGCCTGACCGAGAAGGGCTACCGGGTCGGGGTGGTGGAGGCGGGCAGGCGGTTCCGCGACGAGGACTTCCCGAAGACCTCCTGGCGGCTGCGCGACTACCTGTACCTGCCGAAGCTCGGCTGCTACGGCATCTTCCGGTTCGACCTGCTCAAGGACGTGCTGATCCTCAGCGGCGCCGGGGTCGGCGGCGGATCCCTGGTGTACGCCAACACCCTCTACGAACCGCCGGAGGAGTTCTACGCGCACCCGCAGTGGGCCGGCATCACCGACTGGCGCCGCGAACTCGCGCCCTACTACGACCAGGCGAAGCGAATGCTCGGCGTCGCCGAGAACCCGCGCGACACCCCGGCCGACGAGGCGATGCGCGCCGCCGCCGAAGACCTCGGCATCGCGGGCACCTTCCACCGCGCGCAGGTCGGCGTGTACTTCGGCGAACCCGGTGCCACCGCCGAGGACCCGTACTTCGGCGGCGCCGGGCCGCAGCGGCGGGGCTGCCTGCACTGCGGCGAGTGCATGACCGGGTGCAGGCACGGCGCGAAGAACACCGTCGCGAAGAACTACCTGCACCTGGCCGAGAACGCCGGCGCCGAAGTGCACCCGCTGACCACGGTGACGGAGGTGCGCCCGCTGCCCGGCGGCGGCTACGCGGTCTCCACGGTGCGCACCGGCCGCCGGCTGCGCAAGCGGCGCCGCACGTTCACCGCGCGGGAAGTGGTGTTCTCCGCGTCGGCGCTGGGCACCCAGAAGCTGCTGCACCGGATGCGGGACACCGGTGCGCTGCCCGGGATCTCGTCCCGGCTGGGCCTGCTGAGCCGCACGAACTCCGAGCAGATCCTCGCCGCCCGCGCCCGCGGCGACGACCGCGACTACAGCGAAGGCGTCACCATCACGTCCTCGCTGCACCCGGACGCGTCGACGCACATCGAACCGGTCCGCTACGGCAAGGGCAGCAACCTGCTGGCGCTGCTGGAGGCCGCGCTGGTCGACCCGAAGCCCGGCCGCAACCGGTTCCTGCTGGGGCTGCGGCACATGCTGCGCCACTGGCGCGACCTGCCGACGCTACACTCGCCGCGCCGCTGGTCGCAGCAGACGATCGTGCTGCTGGTGATGCAGGCGGTGGACAACTCGCTGACGCTGCGCACCAAGCGGGGCCTGTTCGGGCGCAAGCTCAGCAGCGAGCAGGGCGACGGGGAACCGAACCCGACGTGGATCCCCGCCGGGCACGCCGCGGCCCGCTCGGTCGCCGAGAAGATCGACGGGGTGCCCGCGGGCAGCTGGGCGGACCTGGCGAACATCCCCATCACCGGGCACTTCATCGGCGGCTGCGCCATCGGCTCCGACGCCGAGCACGGCGTGGTCGACGCCTACCACCGGCTCTACGGGCACCCGGGGCTGCACGTGGTCGACGGCTCGACGATCTCGGCGAACCTGGGGGTGAACCCGTCGCTGACCATCACCGCGCAGGCGGAGCGGGCGATGGCGATGTGGCCGAACAAGGGCGAACCGGACCGCCGCCCCGAGCTGGGTGAGCCGTACCGGCCGGTCGAGCCCAGCGTCCCGTCGGCCCCCGTGGTGCCAGCGGCGGCACCGGGGGCGCTGCGGCTGCCGCTGAGCCCGATCTGATGTTGCTGGGGCGGGAGATCCCGCCCGTGGAAGTCCTTGCCCGAACAGGAGAACGGATGACCTATCCACCAGAACCGTGGGAGCTGCACGGCGACCTGCACCTGTCGCTGTGGTCGCTGCCGGAGGTGGAGCTGCCGGGAGTGCCGCTGGAGACGCCACCGGTGCTGATCGGCGACCGCGGTCTCGTCGGCACCGCGTGGGTGCGCTACGGGCCGGGCAGCGTCCTGGAGTACGACGAGCTGCTCGTGGCCGTCCTGGTGCGCGACGGCGCGGTGCCGCGGGTGCACATCAGCCAGATCTGGGTGGACAGCCCGGAATCCTTGCGGGGCGGGCGCGAGCTGTGGGGGATCCCCAAGGAGAGCGCGGAGTTCCGCAGGCGCACCGGCGCGCGGGTCACCTCGTGCGCGGCCGGGGGCATCGCCTCCGCCGGTTTCTCCCGGTTGGCCCGGGTGCCCGGTCGCTGGCCGTTCGCCTACCGCGTCGCCCAGGACCTGCACGAGTTCCAGCAGTCCCCGGTGCGCGGATCGGCCGGGCTGACCTGGTGCTCGGCGGTGTGGCGGTTCGATCCGGACGGGCCGCTGGCGTGGCTGGACGGGCGGCGGCCGGTGGCGAGCGCGGCGCTCACCGACTTCTCGATGAGCTTCGGCGCGGCGTCCGGCTGATCCGCTTCCTCCCGGTTCTTCCGTTGCGGGCACGGGATTCCGGTTCGCGGTGCGGGGCGTTCGTGGGATCATGGGAGCCATGACCGGTTCCGCGCGCGCCCTGCTGGACTCGATTCACCGCGAACTCGCCCCGAGGGAGGGGGAGAACCGGCTGGTGCCGCTGGTGCGGGACGGTGCCGCGCCGAGGTCGGTGCTGGCCGCGCTGGCGGCGGAGGAGTCCCGCATCGTGCCGTGCGACTGGCGCAGCTTCCTCACCCTGTCCGCGCGCGCAGCGGACCGGCCCACCCGCGAGTTCTTCGCCGGGCTCGCCGCGGGGGAGGGGGCGGCGCTGGGCGCGCTGCCGAAGCTGTCGGCGGCGCTGGGCTGGAGCGAGCAGGACGTCGCCGACTACCGGCCGAAGGCGGGCTGCCAGGCCTACCCCGCGTACATGTCGTGGCTCGCCCTGCACGCCGAGCCCGGGGACGCGGCGGTGGCGATCGTGTCGAACTTCGCCGCGTTCGGCGCCTACTGCGCGGAGGTGGCCCAGGCGCTGCGCAGCAGGTACGGACTGTCCGATGCGGACTGCGAGTTCTTCGACCTGTTCGGCACCCCGGTGCCGGGCGCCGACGAGCAAGCGGAAGCGGCGGTGCAGGCCGAGCTCGACGCGGGCCGCATCACCGAGTCCCGCGCCCGCGAGTACGCGCGCCTGTTCCAGGACTACGAGCTCATGTTCTGGAACACCCTCCCCGACGAACTCGGAACCGCTGCGCCGAACGAGTGAGCACCGTCCGGCGTGGACACCCGCCGATCCGCAGCCGTTAGGGTCGTGCCCGAATTTCCAGCGGAGACGTTCGGAGGAGACGGGTGAGCGAGTCGATCGCGGCCACGCACGAGGTGATGCTCGCTGCCGCCGGCCGGATCAGGGAAGCCGGCGACATCATCGGGATGGGCGGAACGGACTTCCGATCCGATGCGGCGCTGGAGGACGCGGTGCCGGCGCCGACGGAGGAACAGGCGATGGTCGATCCGCTCAACTACGTGCACATGCAGGTGGCGCAGCAGGTCCGCGGCCCCTACCGGGACTGCCTAGTCGCCGTCGACGAATTCCGGCAGGTCGCGCAGGAGATGGCCGAGCGGTTGGCCCTCGACGTCCAACGTTCCGCCGAGGAGTACCTGGCCAGGGAACAGCAGATGGTGGACGACCTGGGACGGGTGCGGCGACAGCTCGACGAGGGCCCGCGGTAGCGGGCGGGGGAGGACGGGCGTGCGCAATCCCCTCGATCACGTGTCCACCGACTTCTGGCAGGTCACCGGGGACTTCGACTCCGTGGTGAAGCTGTTGCCCCCAGCGGGGCCGGGGCAGGGGATCAACCCCATCACCGGGCAGCTGGTCGCCGTCCGGGAG includes:
- a CDS encoding flavin-containing monooxygenase; translation: MSPIRQPHVAIIGSGFAGIAVAAQLKRAGHTSFTIFERAPGVGGVWRDNTYPGAACDVPSHLYSYSFQPEPTWRRRFAEQPEILRYLRRCVEQNRLTRHLRLNTSIESAAYDEKARKWRLRTGSGDLVEADVLVPAVGQLSEPVVPNLPGLDEFDGPAFHSARWDHQLDLRDKRVAVIGTGASAVQFVPAIADRVREMTVFQRSAPHIVPRPDRAYQSWHRFAFRHIPGAQAVGRFGVWLFFEAAGRGLTTAQGIGRLFTVVAGGHRRRQVPAEPLRADLAPDHQIGCKRVLFSSEYYPAFSREGVRLERGAIERVTSNGVRTADGVEHPADVIIFGTGFDASNFLSTLDITGAGGARLDEVWKRGARAYLGMAVPGFPNMFVMYGPNTNLGSGSVVHVLESQARYVVRLVRRLARRPGAALDVLPAAAERFDHEMQRRLRDSVWTSCRSWYRDADGRVSTNWPGSMTEYRRRTRCPDLNDFQVLTASTT
- a CDS encoding GMC family oxidoreductase N-terminal domain-containing protein yields the protein MPDHDYDVLVIGSGFGGGVSALRLTEKGYRVGVVEAGRRFRDEDFPKTSWRLRDYLYLPKLGCYGIFRFDLLKDVLILSGAGVGGGSLVYANTLYEPPEEFYAHPQWAGITDWRRELAPYYDQAKRMLGVAENPRDTPADEAMRAAAEDLGIAGTFHRAQVGVYFGEPGATAEDPYFGGAGPQRRGCLHCGECMTGCRHGAKNTVAKNYLHLAENAGAEVHPLTTVTEVRPLPGGGYAVSTVRTGRRLRKRRRTFTAREVVFSASALGTQKLLHRMRDTGALPGISSRLGLLSRTNSEQILAARARGDDRDYSEGVTITSSLHPDASTHIEPVRYGKGSNLLALLEAALVDPKPGRNRFLLGLRHMLRHWRDLPTLHSPRRWSQQTIVLLVMQAVDNSLTLRTKRGLFGRKLSSEQGDGEPNPTWIPAGHAAARSVAEKIDGVPAGSWADLANIPITGHFIGGCAIGSDAEHGVVDAYHRLYGHPGLHVVDGSTISANLGVNPSLTITAQAERAMAMWPNKGEPDRRPELGEPYRPVEPSVPSAPVVPAAAPGALRLPLSPI
- a CDS encoding acetoacetate decarboxylase family protein — its product is MTYPPEPWELHGDLHLSLWSLPEVELPGVPLETPPVLIGDRGLVGTAWVRYGPGSVLEYDELLVAVLVRDGAVPRVHISQIWVDSPESLRGGRELWGIPKESAEFRRRTGARVTSCAAGGIASAGFSRLARVPGRWPFAYRVAQDLHEFQQSPVRGSAGLTWCSAVWRFDPDGPLAWLDGRRPVASAALTDFSMSFGAASG
- a CDS encoding thiaminase II/PqqC family protein; protein product: MTGSARALLDSIHRELAPREGENRLVPLVRDGAAPRSVLAALAAEESRIVPCDWRSFLTLSARAADRPTREFFAGLAAGEGAALGALPKLSAALGWSEQDVADYRPKAGCQAYPAYMSWLALHAEPGDAAVAIVSNFAAFGAYCAEVAQALRSRYGLSDADCEFFDLFGTPVPGADEQAEAAVQAELDAGRITESRAREYARLFQDYELMFWNTLPDELGTAAPNE